The genomic interval AGTGCATCTTCATTTTCTTTCCGCATCTCTCTACTGCTCACATCGTGTCCAATCAGTCGGTAAATCGCTTCATGTTTGTCTATCTCTCGTATTTACTTCTTGAACAATTCACCATTCAGAGACAAACCAATACCTACGAAAAAGCTTATCACCGCAATTTCTGTGATGCGTAGCCCTATTGGTGTTTCTACCCCATCTTGTTCCATTCGCCACGATCTATCGATATTTGGTGAGATATTCCGGTCCTGGTCTGCGGCCTgtttctcccctccccaaaaaatCTCAACCATATCGTGTTTCCTTCCACGATCAAGTGGTGTGGTGTCTAACGTGATAGTGATCCCAAGCCCATCACATGAAACCTGCCACACAAGAAAAGGAGGGTCAATAGAAAACCACCTGGCTACCCAAGCCTTTCAATGCACATCATCTGACACCAATTCTGCCTCCAACCCGTTTTCCTTCCATGCACCGAAcaaaccatcacctccaccccaacatccccccctcccttccagCCCTCACAACCTCCAATCTCCCCCCATAATAAAAATGTGGCTCCCCCAATCTCACCTCATCCCCATTCAGCCTAGCCCTCTTCAACTCCGCTTCATACCTCTCCCTCGTTTTCCTTCTATACGCTTTGATCTCCCCTATCACATCCCTCATCCCATTCATCAGCTCCCTCTTCTgcggccttctttttcctgccGCAGTAGTGTCTCCCCTCGTAACAATCGCCTGCCATGCAGCGCCCCAGATGAACTCACCTTCTGGAACACCTGCCAGGACATGACACGGGCTGGCAGGCACCGCATCAGCACACAGACGCCTGTCGAGGATGTTGCGCATGTATGCCTCGACTGCAGAGGAAACTTCTTGATGCTCGTGTTGTGGAGTGTCTTCAGTTGAATCGTAaaaaggaggtggtggacctGTCCAGATGGGGACGGTATATTCCGTTCCATTCCAGttgcctctgctgctgcgttgTTCTGGTCCAGTCGTCAGTCGGCCCGACTGTCCCTCGTTGCCCCAATTCACAATGGGCTCGGACCTGTCGCCGGTGCGGGGAAGATGTaagagggtggagggagaaTGTCTCTGGGTCTGACTCTGATTTGACACGGTTTGATCCGGAACAGCCCTGTGATCGTCGGCTGCTGGAcccgccaccaccgacgTGAGAGGCGTGGTGTCTGTGTTTGTTGTGTCTATGTTTGACGAAGAAACCtcagcaggagaagaagaatcgAATGAAAAGTCAGAAAATCGAGAATCGTCAAAGAAACTAAATTCCTTGGCCGCCGTTGTTTTTTCAGCGACATATTTCTTTTgattcttctcttctccatcttcttcaccgtccTCAAGCAATTCCTCCTTAACATCATGATCAAACTCCAGTCGGATATGCCTCAGACCGACCACAGTGGCAGGGCCGCGGCGGCTCTTACCTAGAGTCCTGTTCATGTCTTGAATTGCCCGCTCCTGCATCGAGGCGAGCTTCAGGAGCTCTATCAGCCTGTAAATCAGGGGGCCGGTCGACCACCTCGGGATATGTGTCAAGGTCAGGAGCCGTAGCCGGGGATTCATATCTGGCCGGAACGCTTGCGGGTACGCCATCTCGGCCCGTGGAAGCAGGAACGTTTCGGCCAGCCACAGGTTTTCCATGGTTGACAGCCCACCTCCATCACGGCCTTTCAGAGACAAGAGCTGTGTAACgagggagtggtggatgCGCAAGACCTGTAGGTTTGACGAAAGCACGGGGCGGAAGGCGTGCGCTGCTCCGAGCAGACCTGAGACATGGATGCTGGACGGCAGCCAGTCCGGCCTCGCAGCCTCGTGAATTTCGTAGACCATGCTATCACAATCGAGATGCTGTAGTTGCCCGGGGGATGCCATGATCAGCCTAACCAAGCCGTTGGCGGTTATGCTGTTACCGCCGAGATACAAGTGAGTAATGCCATTATGACTTTGACAGACACCTAGATCGTGGAGGCTTTCCCGTCttggtgaagaagctccAGGAGTGCCTGAAAATGATCTTCTAATCTCGTCCTCCGAATCATCCTGTACTTTGGTTCGGCCGTTCAGACGTGTACGGACACCCTCCTGAGGAGTGTATTCAACAAGGCGAGTGTAGTTAGGGGCATCAACCAGATAGCGGTCGGCATGGCTAAAGGTGGCACTCCAGTGAGACTCTCTAATCAGGCAAAACTGACCAAAGAGAGGCGTGCCCTTGCCGGGGATGATCTCCAGTCTACCTTCAACATCATAATGACTGTCGGTCCGCAAACTTTCGGCAGGAAAGGCGAAAATATGCAAGTCATTGAGCACAGCATCTGTTAGTTGATTTTGGCTCAGGTCCAAGCTCCAAAGCTGCTGTTTGAATGTTCTCAACAGCAGGGCGGCCGTTGAGTCGCCCATCTCCCTTGCACCTACCTTGAGGACACGGAGGTGAGGATGCCTCTCCGGGCCGAATCTCTGTTGCTCCAGCGGCTTCCTGAGAGAGCCGGCCATGTTGGACACATCCAGGTACACAAGATGGTGCAGATAAGGcgacgaaaagaaggcgGTCGGTATCTTGACTTGGCATTGCGGTATGCTGAGCATCAATGGCCCCTCTGCATTGCTGGCATCATGGTCCGTATCGGGAGTAGTCGCCACCGCCAGGTCATCTGCCTCCACATCCCAGTGCCTATTCAGCAGAATGCAACGAAGTTGAGGGAATGTGACCGGCACAGCCTGTAGATAGGCCGAGAGCGATCTGCTCAGCGAATACAGCGAAAGCTCAGAGGTTCCGGCCTCTACCCGGCGGAGGTCTAGACAAGTAACGAGGAGACCAGTGGCCTGGCGGACACATCGCATATGCTCCATGAAGCGGTAGAACCACTCGATATCTGCCACGGCGGTTGTCAACAGCAGACAGACGgcaaagacagcagcagagcGGAGTTCACGGACCAATGTCTCGGTTGACAGGCCTGCCGGCGGAGGTGAAGGCTGTTGCCAAAGGGTCATTCCAGAGACGCGGCGCTAGATGGCGATAGAAACGCCTGTTGACGAGGCAGAGACGCGCATATTCTCGGATAGGCACGTAGGGTGCGATAAGCTCGACCCAGTCCAGACGCCGCGTAGCCTCCTGGTAGGATGGCAGGTCTGTGTCTGCTGCCATGCGGGTGATGCTGTCCATCACTAGCTCTCATGCAGGCGATCGTGGATGGCAGCGGGTGTTGGAGGACACTGGGACCGGGTCGGTCTCTTTTGCaagtcaacctcctctcaaCAGGCGAGATCGGCGGCACGCGCAAGAAGTGGGCTGGCTGAGGGTTGGGTCTGGTGGCCCATCGTACTGTGTGAGTTGGTGTGCATTGAGAGGCTTGAATGAGGTTAGTTGATGTGAGAGATCATTCCAATTGACAAGCCAAGCTGGGCACGCCCGGGAACGGAACCCGAGAGGTCCAGGGCAGCCAGGCGATTTCGTAAGCAGTGGGATAGCGCTAACTTGAGATGGCGGCCCGTTGTAACCCTGGGGTTACAGGGCTTcgacaaccccaaaaccctgAGCCCCCGTTCATCCAAGGATTTTCACAAGGATCTCGATAACCTCCATCAGGGTCTGATTCACGACTTACAGCACATTCACACGTGTAGGAAGCACATTCATCgatcttcatcttccaaTATCGATTAGAATCCCACCCTGAATCCCATCGAAAATTACCCCATCCCTTGCGATTTTCTGTTTGTGACGAGAAAAAGCAATCTCAAACCAAACCAGGGTTTAAGTCTGATCTTTGCCTCTCAACCACTTTCCCGGACTTAACCCTCCGTGTGTGCCATCTCAATGTCTTTCCATGTGTGTATCAACTCTACAGTTTGCAACCTCGGCTTGATTTGACAGGAGCCTATGAGAAGAAAAACTTATGTGTGAAGCCGTTTTAGGCACACGATCTGTGACATGACGAGTGCCCAGGAGCGTGGCTGACGGAGGTAagtccacctccccttctgaGTTCAGATTAAATACTAGAGGCACACATGAGGTGCCAGCATCCGGGTAGCCCTGTGAGCCCCCCGCTG from Podospora pseudoanserina strain CBS 124.78 chromosome 6, whole genome shotgun sequence carries:
- a CDS encoding hypothetical protein (EggNog:ENOG503NUKX; COG:S), with translation MDSITRMAADTDLPSYQEATRRLDWVELIAPYVPIREYARLCLVNRRFYRHLAPRLWNDPLATAFTSAGRPVNRDIDIEWFYRFMEHMRCVRQATGLLVTCLDLRRVEAGTSELSLYSLSRSLSAYLQAVPVTFPQLRCILLNRHWDVEADDLAVATTPDTDHDASNAEGPLMLSIPQCQVKIPTAFFSSPYLHHLVYLDVSNMAGSLRKPLEQQRFGPERHPHLRVLKVGAREMGDSTAALLLRTFKQQLWSLDLSQNQLTDAVLNDLHIFAFPAESLRTDSHYDVEGRLEIIPGKGTPLFGQFCLIRESHWSATFSHADRYLVDAPNYTRLVEYTPQEGVRTRLNGRTKVQDDSEDEIRRSFSGTPGASSPRRESLHDLGVCQSHNGITHLYLGGNSITANGLVRLIMASPGQLQHLDCDSMVYEIHEAARPDWLPSSIHVSGLLGAAHAFRPVLSSNLQVLRIHHSLVTQLLSLKGRDGGGLSTMENLWLAETFLLPRAEMAYPQAFRPDMNPRLRLLTLTHIPRWSTGPLIYRLIELLKLASMQERAIQDMNRTLGKSRRGPATVVGLRHIRLEFDHDVKEELLEDGEEDGEEKNQKKYVAEKTTAAKEFSFFDDSRFSDFSFDSSSPAEVSSSNIDTTNTDTTPLTSVVAGPAADDHRAVPDQTVSNQSQTQRHSPSTLLHLPRTGDRSEPIVNWGNEGQSGRLTTGPEQRSSRGNWNGTEYTVPIWTGPPPPFYDSTEDTPQHEHQEVSSAVEAYMRNILDRRLCADAVPASPCHVLAGVPEGEFIWGAAWQAIVTRGDTTAAGKRRPQKRELMNGMRDVIGEIKAYRRKTRERYEAELKRARLNGDEVRLGEPHFYYGGRLEVVRAGREGGMLGWR